In Amycolatopsis methanolica 239, a single genomic region encodes these proteins:
- a CDS encoding HAD family acid phosphatase, which yields MSGLVKLAAAAAIGATVAGGATAVATSGGSHEPDNLGQVKLDVKAYYGDQVDADGKHHESDRSQWAADVRRQVEGAERYLAIRLQQGVRNPAIVLDIDDTSEVTYGWEADSDFGFDPAKQEKAINDGAFPAIKPTLELANWAAQHGVDVYFLTGRKEHQGPASLKNLANEGYPAPAAAFFKPETTAPDYLPCGLTCDTVQYKSGTRAHIEATGATIVLNLGDQYSDLEGGHAERPVKLPNPMYYLP from the coding sequence ATGTCCGGTTTGGTCAAATTGGCCGCCGCTGCCGCGATCGGCGCCACCGTCGCCGGGGGCGCCACGGCCGTCGCCACCTCGGGCGGCAGCCACGAGCCGGACAACCTCGGCCAGGTCAAGCTCGACGTCAAGGCCTACTACGGCGACCAGGTGGACGCGGACGGCAAGCACCACGAGTCCGACCGCAGCCAGTGGGCCGCTGACGTCCGACGCCAGGTCGAGGGAGCCGAGCGCTACCTCGCGATCCGCCTCCAGCAGGGCGTGCGCAACCCGGCGATCGTGCTCGACATCGACGACACCTCCGAGGTCACCTACGGCTGGGAAGCCGACAGCGACTTCGGCTTCGACCCGGCCAAGCAGGAGAAGGCCATCAACGACGGCGCCTTCCCGGCGATCAAGCCGACCCTGGAGCTGGCGAACTGGGCCGCGCAGCACGGCGTGGACGTCTACTTCCTGACCGGCCGCAAGGAGCACCAGGGCCCGGCGTCGCTGAAGAACCTGGCGAACGAGGGCTACCCGGCGCCCGCGGCGGCGTTCTTCAAGCCGGAGACCACCGCGCCGGACTACCTGCCGTGCGGCCTGACCTGCGACACCGTGCAGTACAAGTCCGGCACGCGGGCGCACATCGAAGCCACCGGCGCGACGATCGTGCTCAACCTCGGCGACCAGTACAGCGACCTCGAAGGCGGCCACGCGGAGCGGCCGGTCAAGCTGCCGAACCCGATGTACTACCTGCCCTGA
- a CDS encoding serine/threonine-protein kinase: protein MTETEGQDNPRVIAGRYRLQRHIGGGAMGVVWEANDQLLDRTVAVKQLLLPPRLTPEEAEQARKRSFREARLAARLQHPHAITVFDVADDDGKPVLVMEYLPSHSLAEVLAERGSLPPGEVARIGAHAASALAAAHAAGIVHRDVKPGNILLGEDGIAKITDFGISKAADDGTLTGSGRFAGTPAFLSPEAARGETPGPESDVYSLGATLYAAVEGRMPYGDTDNQMALLYAAAAGHVAPPEHAGPLTGVLTRMLDVDPKARPTMAELAAELGKLAMMTATTKVDPVPPRRPSRRRFVYAGAALAVVAALVVALVVLLPASTGDNDVPADQASAAPSPTSATSSPAPPSTSVTTVTRTATSSPTPATTSAVQAVSEYYAMMPGNTDAGWERLGPVLQAQGKSSYVGWWSTISSVSIVSGPRQVDAGTVEVTVDFVKGGSHFRERHHLGMIQRDGKWLINTDTLVR from the coding sequence GTGACGGAGACCGAGGGGCAGGACAACCCGCGCGTGATCGCCGGCCGGTACCGGCTGCAGCGTCACATCGGCGGGGGCGCGATGGGCGTCGTCTGGGAAGCGAACGATCAGCTACTCGACCGGACCGTTGCGGTGAAACAACTTCTGCTACCGCCACGGCTCACCCCGGAAGAGGCCGAGCAGGCCCGCAAGCGTTCCTTCCGCGAGGCCCGCCTCGCCGCCCGCCTCCAGCACCCGCACGCCATCACCGTGTTCGACGTGGCCGACGACGACGGCAAGCCCGTGCTGGTAATGGAGTACCTGCCGTCGCACAGCCTGGCCGAGGTGCTCGCCGAGCGCGGCAGCCTCCCGCCCGGCGAGGTCGCCCGCATCGGCGCGCACGCGGCGTCCGCACTGGCCGCGGCGCACGCGGCCGGCATCGTGCACCGCGACGTCAAGCCCGGCAACATCCTGCTCGGCGAGGACGGCATCGCGAAGATCACCGACTTCGGCATCTCCAAGGCCGCCGACGACGGCACCCTGACCGGTAGCGGCCGCTTCGCGGGCACCCCCGCGTTCCTCTCCCCCGAGGCCGCGCGCGGCGAGACGCCCGGCCCGGAGTCCGACGTCTACTCCCTCGGCGCCACCCTCTACGCCGCCGTCGAGGGCCGCATGCCCTACGGCGACACCGACAACCAGATGGCGCTGCTCTACGCGGCCGCCGCGGGCCACGTCGCCCCACCGGAGCACGCCGGGCCGCTCACCGGCGTGCTCACCCGGATGCTCGACGTCGACCCCAAGGCCCGCCCCACGATGGCCGAACTGGCCGCTGAGCTGGGCAAACTCGCCATGATGACGGCCACGACCAAGGTCGATCCGGTGCCGCCGCGGAGACCGTCGCGGCGAAGATTCGTCTACGCCGGCGCCGCGCTGGCCGTGGTCGCCGCCCTGGTCGTGGCGCTCGTCGTCCTGCTGCCCGCCTCGACCGGGGACAACGACGTGCCCGCCGACCAGGCCTCGGCCGCGCCCTCCCCCACTTCCGCGACGAGCAGCCCGGCGCCGCCGTCGACCAGCGTCACCACCGTGACCAGGACGGCGACCAGCAGCCCGACCCCCGCCACCACCTCGGCGGTGCAGGCGGTCAGCGAGTACTACGCGATGATGCCGGGCAACACCGACGCCGGCTGGGAGCGGCTCGGCCCCGTGCTGCAGGCACAGGGCAAGTCCAGCTACGTCGGCTGGTGGTCGACCATCAGCTCGGTGAGCATCGTCAGCGGCCCGCGCCAGGTCGACGCCGGCACCGTCGAGGTCACGGTCGACTTCGTGAAGGGCGGCTCGCACTTCCGCGAGCGGCACCACCTGGGCATGATCCAGCGCGACGGCAAGTGGCTGATCAACACCGACACCCTGGTCCGGTAG
- a CDS encoding DivIVA domain-containing protein, translating into MTAVDAREDLVPLRTDFDRSWRGYDARQVQAYVRAVETDLRMVIADRDAAAAALERLAAQMEDLRSENDALREKIDRISRTPIEAEGLTERLLRMVELAEDEAAEVTERARLAAERSWAAAEQAAGRLRERHERLVAELDFRRREMAEEQAELMRRTEAEVDLMTRQAAQSRRKLDEQAARRRAEIERDFEEAMSVRRATSMRALAEREAEATAKADELVKNAQSKADDLLRAAREEAESTLTSARTEAEETLTSARAEAESTLTSARAEAESTLTSARTEADRLLTSARDEADETLASARAEAEETLTSARTEADETLASARAEAETTVTSARAEADSLAASARAQADDLLSSARAEADQTLAAARAEAESLQAKATKQEADAQARADELVTTATAQAEKLTADAQAKAETLVADATAQADAKLADATSRADALLADATMRADAMVAEATDRASAMIASATARAEDKVTRASTQAEKLLAEATAEARRRTDEAAAKVAQLDKIRVDMTDRLRAVNSLLAEATPLLAETAAAEPPTHADRSPAPPVTSGEPLDEPTPAQASNGKPPSVPRVEIAVPEQISATEKAPVEVTP; encoded by the coding sequence ATGACGGCCGTGGACGCTCGCGAGGACCTGGTGCCACTGCGGACCGATTTCGACCGCTCGTGGCGTGGCTACGACGCACGTCAGGTGCAGGCGTACGTCCGCGCCGTGGAGACCGACCTGCGGATGGTGATCGCCGACCGGGACGCGGCCGCCGCCGCGCTCGAGCGGCTCGCCGCGCAGATGGAGGACCTGCGCTCGGAGAACGACGCTCTGCGCGAGAAGATCGACCGGATCAGCCGGACGCCCATCGAGGCGGAGGGGCTGACCGAGCGGTTGCTGCGGATGGTGGAGCTGGCCGAGGACGAGGCCGCGGAGGTCACCGAGCGGGCGCGGCTGGCGGCCGAACGGAGTTGGGCCGCGGCCGAGCAAGCGGCCGGCCGTCTGCGCGAGCGGCACGAGCGCCTGGTCGCCGAGCTGGACTTCCGGCGCAGGGAGATGGCCGAGGAGCAGGCCGAGCTGATGCGCCGCACCGAGGCCGAGGTCGATTTGATGACCCGCCAGGCCGCGCAGAGCAGGCGCAAGCTGGACGAACAGGCAGCGCGCCGCCGAGCCGAGATCGAGCGGGACTTCGAGGAGGCGATGTCCGTCCGGCGAGCCACGTCGATGCGAGCGCTGGCCGAACGCGAAGCCGAGGCCACCGCAAAGGCCGACGAGCTGGTCAAGAACGCCCAATCCAAGGCCGACGACCTGCTACGAGCCGCCCGAGAAGAGGCCGAGTCCACGCTGACGTCGGCCCGCACTGAGGCCGAGGAGACGCTCACTTCAGCCCGCGCCGAGGCTGAGTCGACGCTGACCTCTGCCCGCGCCGAGGCTGAGTCGACGCTGACTTCAGCTCGCACCGAAGCTGACCGCCTCCTGACCTCGGCGCGGGACGAGGCGGACGAAACCCTCGCATCCGCCCGCGCCGAAGCCGAGGAAACCCTGACCTCCGCCCGCACGGAAGCGGACGAAACGCTTGCGTCCGCCCGCGCCGAGGCCGAAACCACGGTGACCTCGGCCCGCGCCGAAGCCGACAGCCTGGCCGCATCCGCCCGCGCCCAAGCGGATGACCTGCTCTCCTCGGCCCGCGCGGAAGCCGACCAGACCCTGGCCGCAGCGCGCGCCGAAGCCGAATCCCTCCAGGCGAAGGCCACCAAGCAGGAGGCCGACGCCCAGGCCAGGGCCGACGAGCTGGTCACCACCGCCACCGCCCAGGCGGAAAAGCTCACCGCCGACGCCCAGGCCAAAGCCGAAACCCTCGTCGCCGACGCCACCGCGCAGGCCGACGCGAAGCTCGCCGACGCGACCTCTCGCGCCGACGCCCTCCTGGCCGACGCGACCATGCGCGCGGACGCAATGGTCGCGGAGGCCACTGACCGGGCGAGCGCGATGATCGCCTCGGCGACCGCCCGCGCCGAGGACAAGGTCACCAGGGCCAGCACCCAAGCCGAGAAACTGCTGGCCGAAGCCACGGCCGAAGCGCGCCGCCGCACCGACGAGGCGGCCGCCAAGGTCGCCCAGCTGGACAAGATCCGCGTGGACATGACCGACCGCCTCCGCGCGGTCAACTCCCTCCTGGCCGAGGCGACCCCCCTCCTGGCCGAGACAGCCGCAGCCGAGCCCCCAACGCACGCCGATAGGTCACCGGCACCCCCTGTGACCAGCGGAGAACCCCTCGACGAGCCCACGCCGGCCCAAGCCTCCAACGGCAAGCCCCCGTCGGTCCCGCGCGTCGAGATCGCCGTCCCGGAGCAGATCTCGGCCACGGAGAAGGCCCCGGTCGAAGTCACCCCCTGA
- a CDS encoding threonine synthase, which yields MAYSALSHLDCPRCHLTHDADRVQGLCTCGSPLLARYDLAATTVTRDEIAGREPTLWRYHEVLPVRSAANVVTLGEGMTPLLPLPTYGEQVGVPGLLMKDEGLVPTGSFKARGAAVGVSKAAELGVTGIAMPTNGNAGAAWALYAARAGLRSLIAMPVGAPAITRAECQVSGAELYLVDGLISDAGKLIRDAVAERGGYQDVSTLKEPYRIEGKKTMGYEIAEQLGWRVPDVIVYPTGGGVGIIGIHKALLEMRELGWIPDGELPRLVAVQATGCAPIVDAFERGARESEPAVGAHTIAFGITVPKALGDFLVLDAVYSTGGAAIAVSDEELLAEQGNLARLEGTFVCPEGAACFAAVRKLRGSGWLSADDEVVVLNTGAGVKYPETVEVSAPVLAKDGAIPRQGR from the coding sequence GTGGCCTATTCCGCGCTCTCCCACCTGGACTGCCCCCGCTGCCACCTGACCCACGACGCGGACCGCGTGCAGGGCCTCTGCACCTGCGGCTCGCCGCTGCTCGCCCGCTACGACCTGGCCGCCACGACGGTCACCCGGGACGAGATCGCCGGGCGCGAGCCGACCCTGTGGCGCTACCACGAGGTCCTGCCGGTCCGGTCGGCCGCGAACGTGGTCACCCTCGGCGAGGGCATGACGCCGCTGCTGCCGCTGCCCACCTACGGCGAGCAGGTCGGCGTGCCCGGCCTGCTGATGAAGGACGAGGGCCTGGTCCCGACCGGGTCGTTCAAGGCGCGCGGCGCGGCGGTGGGGGTGTCGAAAGCCGCCGAGCTGGGCGTCACCGGCATCGCGATGCCCACCAACGGCAACGCCGGCGCGGCCTGGGCCCTCTACGCCGCGCGCGCCGGCCTGCGCAGCCTGATCGCGATGCCGGTCGGCGCGCCGGCCATCACCAGGGCGGAGTGCCAGGTCAGCGGCGCCGAGCTGTACCTGGTCGACGGCCTGATCTCGGACGCCGGGAAGCTGATCCGCGATGCCGTCGCCGAGCGCGGCGGCTACCAGGACGTCTCGACGCTCAAGGAGCCGTACCGCATCGAGGGCAAGAAGACGATGGGGTACGAGATCGCCGAGCAGCTCGGCTGGCGCGTGCCGGACGTGATCGTGTACCCGACCGGAGGCGGGGTCGGCATCATCGGCATCCACAAGGCGCTGCTGGAGATGCGCGAGCTGGGCTGGATCCCGGACGGCGAGCTGCCGCGGCTGGTCGCGGTCCAAGCCACCGGGTGCGCGCCGATCGTGGACGCGTTCGAGCGCGGCGCCCGCGAGTCCGAACCGGCCGTCGGCGCGCACACGATCGCCTTCGGGATCACGGTGCCCAAGGCGCTGGGCGACTTCCTCGTGCTGGACGCCGTCTACTCCACCGGGGGCGCCGCGATCGCCGTCAGCGACGAGGAACTGCTGGCCGAGCAGGGCAACCTCGCGCGGCTCGAGGGCACGTTCGTCTGCCCCGAGGGCGCCGCGTGCTTCGCCGCGGTCCGCAAACTCCGCGGATCGGGCTGGCTCTCCGCGGACGACGAGGTCGTCGTCCTCAACACCGGCGCGGGCGTAAAGTACCCGGAGACGGTCGAGGTGTCGGCGCCGGTGCTGGCCAAGGACGGCGCGATCCCGCGTCAGGGCAGGTAG